Part of the Benincasa hispida cultivar B227 chromosome 11, ASM972705v1, whole genome shotgun sequence genome, tgaacactctctccatccaccttgctattgacatacccaaacaccatctgttgaggggacacgccaaaggtgtcGCAAGGCCGAGggaagatctcacggtgtggactatttaggagaaacgtgaaaggtttaagtgaagcattttatgccccaagtacctcccactgaatgttctacctagggattcattaacctagacaatctggcttTTACTCTAAGTCGTCATTTTAAACtctactcataaacaacgtttgtctatgaaatatcagttcaagtagtcacatttaaacacattaatggattgtccttaacttgcatgcatgcatcaaatctatctaattcacctttccaggtaagttcctaggtaggggtgttacatttccgtcagcttaaataccccaacctagacagaacccgccttagataaaaggtcccttatagatagatttactacactttaaccttttattagccaatttaatcctattaaactgattaaaagattaaagccttagggttactaatcgtattagaactgtgatcttaggtctatgtgatccaagtttaaacactttaaaaccatgaattaaacctaagtaagcatgcatgtctttcttatttctcttagttctaatttctttttaacttttaaaaagaaacaactaaaaacattGTGCACAATGAGgtgtttataacaattataaagtaacctatgtgtcatgcttcatgcattgttcggtcattactatatataacttttatataacgcgtaacaaccaaacaaacatgctatcattcacccttatactataacaattataatataaagatgatgcatgtcaatgctttttatgcatgcataaatatgaCTCTTATATTACACgatacatgagcatgctcttacagaATTAACTCatacttctctaaattataacagttacaataaagagatgatacatgaccattgcataacctaaggtgggatttactacatgtgcataccatatgacatataaaaaacgtacatcacatgtaataaataaaggattaatggaccaggatgaacctttacaaaaacTGGATTGAAAAacccctatctattacattttttatcGAGTAAGCTGGTTCAtaagcgaaccgggtcttgaacctcCAGGTGGTCTTCATTGTGTAGTAAACTCCAGTAGGTAGACAATCGTTcagcgtgcactagacgatagaagcataATTAAACGATTGCGTAGACGATGACGAggttgcgaagcctgatcgtctatgcgatcgcgtagtgcgacgacaggtaaacgatttactgtgcattactaagtgattgtttagtcagttactaagcgatgaagctttctgacctaaacgatcgtttagcgtgcgTGCTTTAAATGATCCGTGAgtatctcatcgtctacacgacacgatactcagcgatcgcgtacccgatcgtcaaacacgatgcgatcaactcttgatcccatacccccatcgtttaaccAATGCATTCATCAGCAATCACGTACTCCatcatctttacgatgcgatcaacagtgATCGCGTAGCACATCTTCTgcatgatgcgatcaaccctagatcgcctccttctTCAAAGAACCGCAACACTTGCCCTTCGACgatgaacgactcaaaacttcaaaaaaaactttgaatacagactcgataacgattattaatgcccaaaaacacaggggcctttacaaataatcgcaaatgtaaaaggacctaaatcaaactgaggctaataatcccgaaaacatccattaatccgcacatccacaacaagtttaaccattaaatcagtgtagaaatgcacccaccatgaatgtaaatctcatttcgttgcaacagatgaaatcggagtatcagaacctaactttaataccaattgaaggatatcttaccaaagagttccatgagcgcgttcagatcgctccgatctcacaatGACCGaccaacattatacattcatacgaatagttatgcaaacaaacactaattatcagcatgctataaacaacaaaataacaagagagagagttccataccaattgaagacaacCTTCAATCTTCGAAACTCAAtgcagcggaaccctccaagcgatctaccaacacccagcAGCAGCATCAACaatagcagcacgaacaaccgcatgAACACGAACAccatggggacgacaccaccagtaaagagcctcgggtattctcggagtgagaacctaaagcatggtctttggtgaatttggtagaagaaggaggaaatacgaatcgtgtaggcgataagcaagtgggacgGAAAAagatgctatcgcatagcagaaatgcttatcgtttaggaggagctacacgatcgtgtaggttttactaaacaatcgtttaggaaaaggtatacgattttttagcaaaatcggcacactatacgattgtttagagaagctatgtgatcgtgtcggaaatagtgtgcgatcgtttaggtgcgaggAGGACGATCGTTCAGGCGCAAGgtgactattgtataggctctcgattcttTAAGTGATCGTTCTCGATTCTCCAACGCGCGCTCATGAATTCTTTTGGGCGATcgaacaaaatgaaaactattttcattttaattcatcggttgcAATAACCGACattgccccactaacccacgtccgaacgtgaaatttggattaattatcatataattaatcaactaattaattaataaatataatcatattatatttttatcctatagtttgatatcacatatctactttagtattttctcctctacttgatataaattcatattatatctaattcctcacaattaatgtatctcatacatttagacaattatatcatatataatcgaacttcttcttgtcaattttgaacatttcaaattaacccataCAGTGGTTCTCtgactttatctaagctacccaggggacctaatggagctgtggctcgaagctccaacattTCGTGAATATGCTGAcaataaactctttagctacgagatccaccatctgtttaactgtcaggcattccactaaagaccaacaactgaactcttcttacccacaaatatatttctgtgtccatcggatataaccaatcatgagtacgatgacccttcacagatctcgtaagtacagctaggccaaattactgtttttcccctatagttacatctcacttcttaagtaccattgatacTCTAATGAACATACAATCATAGTCcaaactatgtgtgaacatctctcaacaccaagagaaagtgtggtggcgccacatcgttcaagcccagAATCAAAGTCTTTAagagagttatctatctacttacccctgcctcggggaaggaagTATCCatcttcttgtgtagttaagTTCCATctctcaatcagacgaatccccaaaatggtaggttttgaTTCGTTaacctggccattcgcacccatacaaatcaaaggaccgtcctcaatggcaggatTTTCCCAACTCAatcagaattcaggtcatgttacctatggtcatcctagtgaagtgaagtcttggtcatgaatgatgttatataacgaaacgttaatacttcgtggtcaggtcttatacaaatcttTGTATAtaaggacgcccccgctcacatatccCAAACactgaatgattaggatcagaccatctgtgacaagtcacaacatttgtgaccattccacaaagcgggttgcgtccgtagcattaccaggataaggtttccctcctatatccatatactacagaccatttcggttatcactcaagacatgatccacttgtatgtcaccacatacatgtttgagtcacatacagataaccagggcttttatgtttattggtttgtggtaaagcaaataaaacaagcaactgagcaaaatacaagatgtgaagtaaatatcatatattaacaacacaagcgttcgtacaaactgtttacaaactacaggacatgagactttagggcatcaaccccaaaaatagCAGCCTTGGGGATGACCATGTGCAGTTGAAGGAACACTTAGAGAAAAGTGTTGGTTGCATAAGTGGTGATGCATTTTTGAGGAGCGGTTGGAAGCATTGCATGAGCCAAAGTCTCAAGGAAATTCCTAAGTTTTAAACCTAcagcaaggtatgcgttgagTGAAAGTCTTTTAGAGGAAGGCTAAATGCAAGGCTTACTTAAgggttagtctcaaaagggagactgatgctagtagctaatatatgcttttgtgtccaCAGGATTGACACTAGCGTTAGAAGCATATCGACCCTTGAGGAGTAGTTTtaaaagttgtgagtgactaaatatttacaatgttttaaagaaaccatgttttaagaaagattattctcatgctagctagttttacaaagtaaattCCAAgtaaaccatgagttatgttttaaatgcatgcaatgtatgaaagtttattgaaaaactatttatgtgtgtttaaatacaaaaagcatgcattagtatctttaaagacatgttttctgtGTGTattgctttacatgctttaaagaggaagtcatagtatgactagttttacttgaagcTCGATACTaagggacatttgagaaggtatccgagtagctcgatactgagggacatttaagaaggtatctgagcagaagcaCCTAAGGTATGATAGTACTTAGTTATAACTACGTGCATGTAGGTatttaaagtcagagattgagcaaaagggtagCTCTCTTGActaagtcagagattgagcaaaagggttctgtGCGGATACGAATATGTATgctttttttgttttatgttgtgtatgttttgtatcgcttatgcacactactgatggatgaatcatacaagctcatgttgccataaacttgtaacgaaaaaaaaattattctttctttatctttaatctttaagcatatggacaatgatgaatatgaatgtAATGCAAGTTCATGTCCCCAACTATTGCACTAATGAATGAATGAAAGTGCTctatatgcgctcaagtgctttgcgataaagatattatgcgatactacgttctaagtgtatgcgttgatagtgatatgctcgtagtatgcgatgaagtagtgtgtgtcacaagtttccttgtgctgaaaccaagtataattccaacacaagtttctcataatgatccgaggtcgaacacggggattgttgtcattaaatgcgatactaatatgatatatgtgaccggttataataaagaataaagaattttggttttgcAGAAATATAACATACGTTGAAAGTAAAATgtgttgataaagtaaatttctaaactactatgatacgggagtcgaggactggctgtgaagttgtacaaaagaatctatgaatacgatggcaagtcttatgaatgaggcAAAAAAAGAatgagtaaagagtaaaaacatcgcaagttcatcaatcacgttgaggacgcaactaagattttcccttggcgtacacctttcaatgatcggccgtgttcccatacgtctatggtgaaacagagataaatgtgatgaacgcaaggttgtttccatctctgaaaatacttctcgctttagttaacgcattcttccaaccttctctcgataggcggaataacatcttcacttctgctctcacaggtgaagatgtcgtcgagcatgctttagctaaacttaattgattaccttaacacagattaactcactcgcttaattctcccTTTTTACataggggattaagaacacatcatggagaaaatggatgataaatgtacgGAAAGGGATAGAGAGACGATAAtgatgacgatgataacatttaattctaaatataatCGTTTGATATATGATTGTGAATgagggattaaagaagatgaacacagaagatgaattaaagaatagaaacaaatacggaaagagtgtcaacgtcttgacatagatcccgatcggagacttgTGTTTGTCGGCGTATGGAtgtagtggagaggaaagcttttGTCACAACCCCCTCCCAAATTACCCTTTTAttctggaagaggatatgaccgtggtatTTATTAGCCCTACTGCCAACACTCACCACCCAAGCCTTCAAATCTAAATACTAACCATTCATCTGATTAGTAATATACGCAAACAACTAACCTctcttaaggttctacaaaggttacataaatacatgcatacagccaagacattacttttataggataaatatatatatacatatatatattcacaGGTGGACCAAACATTCCTAcagaagccctagtccctctcaaaacatgtgtacataaacagataaTCAACATAAGTCTTTTGAAAAGTCGAGTCTTTCGGTGGCAAGCAGtagcaggatcaaccttgaggaaactAACCGCTACCAGAAaagggaaaacacagaaattctgtgagctaaaagctcagtgagtgactatagaatcataaAGCAACAAGCGtagcatcactataaacatgtaaatatgaCAATGAATAAACTCAAGCAAATGTCTCTAAAGCGAtgccagcgagatcctctagagcgataccagcgagatcctTTAAAGTGACATCAAGCTTTTTCTATGAAATTtttagcgatactcacctcaatTCCTAGTGAGATTTCCCCTTAGAGTGAGATCCTCCTTGcaaaatcagcgagatttcctttataagcgagatcctcatgcaCAAATCTCGCTAAAATTCTCCACGATGAACTACTTGCTTGCTCTTCACAAGCAACTGTCTACTTATGCACCAATCCCCtattataaattcaaaaattcataactcaaaatccagagcaCTTTTCAAGaaaattccttctacaaacttgtttagatttgagttaatatcttaccttaaaatttcagcccagaattccttatagtttggcttggaacttccaaacttcaccttaggccctgattaatccgttgttctgcctcttctgcaaattcttacttttgttcttctcctcttgcaatctttctTCAGCAGGACAACCTTGagaactagattctcccagctttcaaatggctcAAATTTGCTAGATCTTCTCTTGTCAATTgccgaaaccatgcttttgaaatttcatttcCCCTTTTAATCTTTCTGCCGCTTCCTGAATTCAAGGAGTAGATTACCATATCACCCCTTACTTAGTGCCTCTAACCAGACTAAtgattgagtttcttcattaatatattttccttcccttccttcataatccctataaacaacatgaatttctacttaataaatatgtaatataacatccctttggctaaacatgttTATCTAAGGAACCTAAGTTTGGGGTTTACAGTCATCtcccccttaaaagaaattttgtcctcgaaatttacctgaTATGTCATTTAAAAAGTTAAGGGTATCTCTTCCTCATGTGCTCTTCAGGTTCCCAGGTTGCTTCCTCGATCCCATGATTACGCCATAACACTTTCACAAAAGGAATCGTCTTATTTCTGAGTACCTGATCTTTCCTGTCCAAAATCTCGATGGCCTTTTTCTCgtaagataaatcttctttgagcTGTACCGGTTGTGTTGCTAGTATGTGCATAGGATCAGGCACATATTTCCTTAGCATCTACACATGAAATACGTCGTGAATACGAGCTAGCTCCATCGGCAACTGCAACCTATAAGCTGCTGGACCAACTCGTTCCACAATTTCATATGGTCCGATGTATCGTGGACTTAACTTCCCTTTCCTCTTAAACTAgagaattcctttccatggagatAGTCGGAGAAATACCCGTTCTCCaacttcaaattctagttctcttcttcgTTTATCAGCGTGGCGCTTCTGTCTATCACGAGCCACTTTAAGATTATCCCTGATAAGTTTCACATTCTCCGTTGTTTGTTGAACTAATTCTAAACCCAGTAATTGTCATTCTCTGACTTCGTTCCAACATACTAGAGTCCTGCAAGGTCGGCCGTACAATGCTTCATAAGGAGCCATTTCGATACTAGAATGGTAGCTATTGTTATAGGCAAATTCAATCAACGGTAGGTGtgtatcccaacttcctttgGATTGTAGTACACAAGCTCTTAACATGTCTTCCAATGTATGTATAGTTCTTTCCAACTATCCCTCTGTTAGCGGATGAAAAGTCGTACTGAAATGCAATTTAGTGCCCATAGCCTTCTGTAAACTAGGCAGAAATTTTGAAGTGAACCTCAAGTCTCGATTCGAAACTATTGACACTGAAGCTCCATATTGACTGATTATCCAATCCATataaatcttagctagacggtctagtgtaaaagtaacttttactggtATGAACTTAGCCGTCTTAGTTAGTCTATCGACTATTACCCAAATGCCATCAAATTTTGAGGGTGTCTTAGGCAAACAAAATAGAAAGTCCattgtcacatgctcccacttccacttaGGCACTGGGAgtggatctgtctcttatacacatctagatgtgtataagagacagctctgaAGGTGTCTTAGGCAAACAAAATAGAAAGTCCattgtcacatgctcccacttccacttaGGCACTGgaagtggattgagtaatcctgctGGTCTTTGTCTCTCAGGTTTTACTTGTTGACAGACTATACATCGGTCCACATATTCTACTATGTCTCTCTTCATCCCAGGCCACCAgtaagatttcttcaaagttctatacatcttggtgctaccTGGATGCATGGCATAAGCGGAACTATGTGCTTCCTCTAGAATGGCTTATTTAAGTTGTAGCTTGTTAGGCACACACATTCTCCCCTCCTTTTCTAGTACACTATCTGTTCTCATTTGAAAGTCAACCCGATGCCCTTATTCACATCATTGGCAATCTTCTGAAAATCAGGTTCTTCTAACTAATCTCGCTTAAGGTTTTCTATTAAGGTCGGCCCTGAAAAGTAGCTATCATTCCTCCTGACGGTTCCACTGATAAGGCGGTTCTGGAATTCCTAAACTCCTGCAATAGCATTCCTCTTATTGAACCAATAATGGCCTTGGGTCCCAAGGATTTCCTACTTAGTGCATTTGCCACAACATTAGCCTTACCAGGGTGGTACTCGATGGAACAGTcgtaatctttaatcaattcaatctATCTTCGTTGTCTTAGGTTCAATTCCTTTtgatcaaatatatattttaagcttTTGTGATCTGTAAATATCCTACAGCGCTCTCCaaataggtaatgtctccacaacttcagagcCAAAACAACTGCTGCCAACTCCAGATCATACGTGGGATAAATGCCCTCGtgtttcttaagttgacgagaggcatatgcaatcacctttccatcctgcatcaacacacatctcaatccttgtcgggatgcgtcacaataaatctcaaattccttgACTAGAATAGGAAAGGTAAGCACTGATGCTGATACTAGTCTCCGTTTCAGCTCCTGGAAACTATGTTCACACTCCAACGACCATTCAAACCTCATGCCTTTCTTGGTCAGGTTCGTCaatggaagggctatcttagagaaacctTCCACGAACCTCCGATAATAACCTGTCAATCCTAGGAAACTGCGTATTTCTAAAATGGTTGtgggtcgttcccaattaactattgcttctgTCTTCTGAGTATTTACATTAATGCCCTTTGCTAAAACAACATGCCCAAGAAATACTACCCGATCTAACCAAAATTCGCATTTactaaatttagcatacaactgCCTATCTCGCAATGTCTGCAATACTATCCTCAGGTGGGTAATATGATCCTTCCTACTACCAAAATACACTAGTGTATCATCAATAAATACTATCACGAACTGGTCcaagtagggatgaaatatcctgttcatgagatccatgaataccgcatgggcatttgtcaatccaaaaGGCATTACCAGGAATTCATAATGTTCATATCTTATTCTAAATGCGGTTTTAAGAATATCGACCTCTCTCACTTTCAGTTGATGATAACCCGATCTCAGGTCTATCTTTGAGAACACCATGGCTCCTCTTAGctgatcaaacaaatcatcaatgcaTGGTAACggatatttattcttaatcgTTACCTTATTCAGCTGCCTATAGTCGATACACAATCTAAGTGTATCGTCTTTCTTCCTCACAAACAATACCGGAGCTCCCCAAGGCGATACACTAGGTCGAATGTATCCCTTGTCAATTTACTCCTACAGttgaacctttaattctttcaactcaGCCAACGCCATTCTATACGGTGCCTGCGATATGGGAGTTGTCCCTggaactaaatcaatagtaaacTCCACCTCCCTGTCAGGTGGTAATCCCGATAGTTCTTCAGGAAATACATCCCGAAATTCATTTACCACTGGGACATCTTCTGGGTTCAACTTTTTCCCTTGAGTAACCATCACATGAGCCAGATAGGCTTTACATCCCTTGCTCAATAGCTTCTGAGCTTTCACTGTCAATATCAAATTCCCCGCGACTAATCGTTTACTTCCTGTCAGCATTGCATCTtggccatttgatttttttagcaCTACCTTTTTCTTGTAACAGTCTACTGAAGCATGATacttacttagaaaatccatccTCAAGATAGCATCAAACTCCAAAAGTTCTAAAAAAAGTAAATCAGCATAGAAGTTTTGACCATTGATCAGTATCTCACAATGATTATAGCATCTATCTACTACAAACACATCATCCAAAGGGGTAAAGATAAATAACTCTTCAGGCATAGGTTTAACCAGCCTACCTATACTAGGTGTATACATGctagatataaatgaatgtgtggcaccaggatcaaataaaacataagcagACTGCCCACATAACATAACATTACCGGTCACAAAATCTGGAGATTCCGCTGCCTTCTAGTGTGTCATGGCATACACTCGCCTCTGCTACTGGGGTCGACCTACGACATTCTTCTACTTGGCACCACTTGACCCTTCGCCTCGATTTCCAGCACTCTTTGTTGGTTAACTGTCTGGGATGTCAGCTGTTGTTCTGTTGGAACGTCCCTGTTCATCTGGGGACAGTCCCTCTTGAAATGCCCTGTTTGTCCGCACTAGAAACATACACCTCTGCCACTATAGCATGCCCTAGAATGCCTCTTGTAACAACTAGGGCATGTCGGTCTCCTATCTGTGCTGGCTACTGACTCATCAGCTCATGGCATCTCTGATCGACTTGCTGCACCGACCGAGAGTCTCGTTTTCCTTTTCTTGGATCCCTGCCAACTAGTTTCCCTGGAATGGCTTCCACTAATCTGGGTTGCCACTGGGGATCGAAATCCCCTGTCTCTAGGCCCTACTACGGCCTCATTGCCTCTTAGCAACTGCTCAACATCTGCCAAACTCCGCTCGACTCGTATTGTTGTTTCTACTAACTGGTTAAAATCTAGCCAATTAGCCGTAGACGTCACCGGAGTTCTGATTTCCTTCCTCAAACCTTGTTCAAATTTCCTGCATCTATCTCTTTCCTCAGCAATAATTGGCAAGGCATACTGTGATAACTCTGTAAATTTCTACTTATATTCTGCCACCGACATCGTTCCCTGTGTTAATCTAAGGAACTCATCCCTTTTTGCATCCTGAAATGAGCTGGGGTAATATTTATCTTCAAAGGCCTTCCTGAACTCAGGCCATAACATCACATCTGTACTGGCTCGTCTGGCggatatcactttccaccatttctctgcTCTTTTCTGTAGTAAAAAGGTGGCTAATCTCACTTTTCTGTCCTCTGAACAACTCataacattgaaacatttttccAACTACATCCAGCCACAACTCAGCTTCAGCTAGATCTGTTGTACCTTCAAATGTCACAGCCCCTAGGGCTTTAAACCTCTCaataccatatttcttttctggGTCGGCTCTTGCAAAGCCCACACTGGTTGCTAACCTCTGCACTATTCTGTCAAACACTACATCTTCTAGTTGTGAATCTGCCCTTGCTTGGGGAGTACTGGACTCTCCCTCGGACATCGTTTCCTGACCCACTAGATCATTCACCTTTTTTTTTGCCACCCGACGGATTCTCTCCAACCTTTGGGCCCCTATTGGTAGAGTCAGTGTTCCTGCCACCTGTCTGCTTACTCGGTCTGCCACGTTGCCTCGGCATTTCACCTAGtacaatgtacacatgttagggactcacaCTTAAGGACTTAGACTTATGCATATACTTCCCTCTCATCTcaaaaccttatgctctgataccaacttgtcacaaccccctcccagattacccttttattctggaagaggatatgaccgtggtagttactagaCCTACTGCCCGATCTCACCacccaagccttctaatctaaataaTAACCTACTCATCTTATTAGTAATATACGCAAACAACTAACCTctcttaaggttctacaaaggttacataaatacatgcatacagctaagacattacttttatagaataaaaaatatatatattcacaggtggcccaaacattcctacagaagccctagtccctctcaaaacatgtgtacataaacagatcatcaacctaagtcttttgATAAGCCGAGTCTTTCGGTGGGAAGCAACAGCAGGATCAACTTTGaggaaactgaccgctacctgaaaagggaaaacacggaaattctgtgagctaaaagctcagtgagtgactatagaatcgtaaagcAATAAGCGTAGCAtgactataaacatgtaaatatgcCAATGAATAAACTCAAGCAAATGTCTCTACATGTAGCTATAAACCATtctcagacatcattaaacatgattattcctagttgagaac contains:
- the LOC120090710 gene encoding uncharacterized protein LOC120090710: MAPYEALDNLKVARDRQKRHADKRRRELEFEVGERMLRKYVPDPMHILATQPVQLKEDLSYEKKAIEILDRKDQVLRNKTIPFVKVLWRNHGIEEATWEPEEHMRKRYP